A single region of the Aeromicrobium chenweiae genome encodes:
- a CDS encoding 3-hydroxyacyl-CoA dehydrogenase family protein, which translates to MQEIVDRLASGDTSAELARTLLLPYLNHAATMYESGYATAPDIDAAMRFGCGYPVGPLALVDALGAQTVVAGLDKLYAETGDELHQPAAVLVAQADEGRTFAASVDADGAGAPQLRHEIDRVGVVGTGTMASGIVEVFAKAGYAVTFVGRGDDKVAGVVAAITKSLDKAVSRGKLDEDGKAAVLGRLTGATDRAALADADIIVEAIAEDLDIKLELFADLDRIAKPGAILATTTSSLSINACAAATSRPQDVIGMHFFNPAAVMKLVEVVTADETSTEVDETVRALCLATGKHPVSCGDRAGFIVNALLFPYLNDAIKMHEADGTSLDDIDEALKATGLPMGPFQLLDVVGNDVSLAIQQSLVGTFGHAGWRPAPTLERLVSEGKLGRKTGEGFHTY; encoded by the coding sequence ATGCAGGAAATCGTGGATCGTCTGGCGTCCGGCGACACGTCCGCCGAGCTCGCGCGCACGCTGTTGCTGCCCTACCTCAACCACGCCGCGACGATGTACGAGAGCGGCTACGCCACGGCCCCCGACATCGATGCCGCGATGCGCTTCGGCTGCGGCTACCCCGTCGGGCCCCTGGCCCTCGTGGACGCGTTGGGTGCGCAGACGGTCGTGGCAGGCCTGGACAAGCTGTACGCCGAGACCGGCGACGAGCTGCACCAGCCGGCCGCGGTCCTGGTCGCCCAGGCCGACGAGGGACGCACGTTCGCCGCGTCCGTCGACGCCGACGGCGCCGGTGCCCCGCAGCTGCGCCACGAGATCGACCGCGTCGGCGTCGTCGGCACCGGGACGATGGCGTCGGGCATCGTCGAGGTCTTCGCGAAGGCCGGGTACGCCGTGACGTTCGTGGGGCGCGGCGACGACAAGGTGGCCGGCGTGGTCGCCGCGATCACCAAGAGCCTCGACAAGGCCGTCTCCCGGGGCAAGCTCGACGAGGACGGAAAGGCCGCGGTGCTGGGCCGGCTCACGGGAGCCACCGACCGAGCCGCCCTGGCGGACGCCGACATCATCGTCGAGGCCATCGCCGAGGACCTGGACATCAAGCTCGAGCTGTTCGCGGACCTGGACCGCATCGCCAAGCCGGGGGCGATCCTCGCCACGACGACCTCCTCCCTGTCGATCAACGCGTGCGCCGCGGCCACGTCGCGTCCCCAGGACGTCATCGGCATGCACTTCTTCAACCCCGCCGCCGTGATGAAGCTCGTGGAGGTGGTCACCGCGGACGAGACGTCGACCGAGGTCGACGAGACCGTCCGCGCCCTGTGCCTCGCGACGGGCAAGCACCCGGTCTCGTGCGGCGATCGTGCGGGATTCATCGTCAACGCCCTGCTGTTCCCCTACCTCAACGACGCGATCAAGATGCACGAGGCCGACGGCACCTCGTTGGACGACATCGACGAGGCGCTCAAAGCGACCGGCCTCCCCATGGGCCCGTTCCAGCTGCTCGACGTCGTCGGCAACGACGTCTCGCTCGCGATCCAGCAGTCCCTCGTCGGCACTTTCGGGCACGCGGGCTGGCGGCCCGCACCGACGCTGGAGCGCCTGGTGTCCGAGGGCAAGCTCGGGCGCAAGACCGGCGAGGGCTTCCACACGTACTGA